A stretch of Ignavibacteria bacterium DNA encodes these proteins:
- a CDS encoding immunoglobulin domain-containing protein translates to MKRSTVWSVFVTLLVLVSASTLRAQSNPSPFDLNTGSYSLTDWQSTATAGSYPASMVFQQSAIIDDQPDAAAVADWNCSYALTSGARVNGLGANGIGFINTGTINCNCAFVGSAVLALNTTNRGQVRVSYTAQTLGAGQRRYGLRLQYRLGTVGNWNNVVNNGGFVEFVSTPNVTGSAVTITSPLPLVCENQPVVQVRWVYYYVAGSGTGSRPQIRLDDISVTSNSTIGTATDLRIDAISPVAPSQNTAFNVFVRSTDALGAAKNVTTATTVQLTLNSGTGSLSGTLTGVIPAGQSSVVLSNVSYNTVEAGVSIRASSIAGQVLTFSNSATFSIQAPAAYALITGAQLDGYAGVPFNPITVTVVRADNTTDLNYSSNITVSKVSGPGVVTGTATITALQGVAVFSDISVSTAGTYQLQVTIPGLPTQTLPFTTAFTAPGMTTDIVPQYIQSRVASGTCNSSVQAFPVPVFARVTFTGLQPNTTYRYNAGIATDNILTSTGGGFNIHYNLDNNTYVYGAGKSLTGVGEFSQFSTLNGETSKSVWINMAASTNAAFQEGGIANWRVSLGDNQGRLVNRFQLSQSSTVIRLGTAPNQATGIVDDLSQLTPKNYVLLYDNTTGTGRPIAVTVIQSTGTSVAGAEPYYATRQNISSAWATLIPNALATGVRRIEERDYRTNAIVYVRTSVDGLWNGVQTNPSDLIAYPSGPGGFSRPIVLQTPKITITTPKTGDTLCAGQTATTSFLARGVNTVRIEFSSNNGASWEFMSDVPAAQTTATWTVPAIEFAGKCLVRVTGVERTDISATTSPFAVASKVTMVNKPESKNLCVGDEHAMLALTSGAVRNYQWYKNNEPIPGANGPLFQITDANYGTSGFYYCVATGYGDCGSAVSDTAHLRVGRQTQIVNQTRNVPVMIGAKAVLTVEAEIPDEAISYQWYKGQTALTDNGRIYGANSNRLEIRNVNANDLANDYTCVVIGVCGSATSRNIRVFTNGVYVEFASNTANACAGNRVDVVAQAYVNPAGAALSLRWWFKGQPLFDGGNYSGTTTSTLSILNVTGADAGDYTLHAELADNASIYDEGTISVVIASVPLITQQPQSADVCAGTSLTLTVSATATGTLSYEWTKDGTVIPGETAATLTIQNVTAARAGRYSVSVSTACGLASSNGAIVSVKEATAITQQPSRTIDVQVGQPLTINLAATGAGTLQYQWFKDGTQIAGEVTPTYTKTAAELTDAGAYWCRVTSECGELLSDTTTVTTRPSTTGVDGDVIAGVVIGRVAPNPVLGVSTVDVTLPSTTQMSITLIDATGSAVATIVNGAVTSGTHRFMIEATTVSSGVYHLLTVINGVPSMQSVMIIK, encoded by the coding sequence ATGAAGAGATCGACCGTTTGGAGCGTGTTCGTCACGCTTTTGGTCCTCGTGAGCGCTTCAACACTGCGTGCTCAAAGCAATCCTTCTCCGTTTGACCTTAACACAGGTTCATATTCACTCACCGACTGGCAGTCCACAGCCACAGCCGGGTCGTACCCGGCCAGCATGGTCTTTCAGCAATCTGCGATCATTGATGATCAACCTGACGCAGCTGCTGTGGCCGACTGGAACTGCTCTTATGCCCTTACGAGTGGTGCCCGCGTGAATGGCCTGGGTGCAAACGGTATTGGCTTTATCAACACCGGGACTATCAATTGTAACTGTGCTTTTGTTGGCAGCGCAGTCCTGGCTCTCAATACCACGAACCGCGGTCAGGTTCGCGTGTCATATACTGCTCAAACACTTGGAGCAGGTCAGAGACGATATGGCCTTCGTCTTCAGTACCGTCTTGGCACGGTTGGCAACTGGAATAATGTGGTCAACAACGGTGGTTTTGTAGAGTTTGTTTCTACGCCAAACGTCACAGGTTCCGCGGTAACTATCACAAGCCCCCTTCCACTAGTCTGTGAAAACCAACCAGTGGTTCAGGTGCGGTGGGTGTATTACTACGTTGCCGGTTCAGGAACGGGATCTCGTCCGCAGATCCGCCTCGACGATATATCTGTGACATCAAACAGTACGATTGGCACAGCTACGGATCTTCGCATTGATGCGATCTCACCGGTGGCCCCATCTCAGAATACAGCCTTCAACGTTTTCGTGCGTTCAACGGATGCCCTTGGTGCAGCGAAGAATGTCACGACAGCTACTACTGTTCAGCTGACATTGAATTCAGGCACTGGGTCGCTTTCCGGTACACTTACAGGAGTGATCCCTGCCGGACAGAGTTCGGTGGTACTCTCCAATGTCTCGTACAACACCGTGGAGGCAGGCGTCTCAATCCGAGCTTCATCGATCGCCGGACAAGTCTTGACATTCTCGAACAGCGCAACATTCAGCATTCAGGCTCCTGCTGCATATGCTCTCATCACGGGCGCCCAGCTTGATGGCTATGCAGGTGTTCCATTCAATCCGATCACTGTAACAGTGGTCCGTGCAGACAACACAACGGATCTGAACTATTCTTCGAATATCACAGTATCGAAGGTTAGCGGTCCGGGTGTTGTCACTGGGACAGCTACAATCACGGCGTTACAAGGAGTGGCCGTCTTTTCTGATATCAGCGTAAGTACTGCTGGTACGTACCAACTCCAGGTAACCATTCCGGGACTTCCAACCCAGACACTGCCATTTACAACGGCCTTTACTGCGCCTGGTATGACAACGGACATCGTGCCGCAGTACATTCAATCTCGTGTTGCTTCCGGAACATGTAATTCAAGCGTACAAGCATTCCCGGTACCGGTCTTTGCCAGAGTTACCTTCACGGGTCTCCAGCCAAATACGACGTATCGCTACAATGCCGGCATTGCAACAGATAACATCCTGACATCGACAGGCGGCGGATTCAACATCCACTACAACCTAGATAACAATACCTACGTTTATGGTGCCGGCAAGTCTCTCACGGGTGTTGGAGAGTTTTCGCAATTCTCCACGCTGAATGGTGAAACATCAAAGTCCGTCTGGATCAATATGGCTGCCAGCACCAATGCGGCCTTCCAAGAAGGCGGAATTGCAAATTGGCGCGTTTCACTCGGAGACAATCAAGGTCGCTTGGTCAATCGCTTCCAGTTGTCGCAAAGTTCTACAGTGATCCGCCTAGGTACTGCTCCAAATCAGGCAACGGGCATCGTTGATGATCTTTCGCAGTTGACGCCAAAGAACTATGTTCTCCTGTACGATAACACAACAGGAACCGGACGTCCGATCGCGGTAACGGTTATCCAATCGACCGGCACGTCTGTTGCAGGCGCTGAGCCGTATTACGCCACACGACAAAACATCTCTTCGGCTTGGGCAACACTCATTCCGAACGCACTTGCTACCGGTGTCCGTCGTATTGAAGAGCGTGACTACCGTACGAACGCGATCGTCTATGTCCGCACATCTGTTGATGGACTGTGGAATGGTGTTCAAACCAATCCATCGGATCTGATCGCCTATCCATCCGGTCCGGGTGGGTTCTCGCGTCCGATCGTTCTCCAAACGCCAAAGATCACGATCACCACGCCTAAGACTGGCGACACCCTTTGCGCAGGACAAACAGCAACAACATCATTCCTAGCCCGTGGCGTGAACACGGTGCGGATCGAATTCTCTTCAAACAATGGTGCGTCGTGGGAATTTATGAGCGACGTACCTGCCGCTCAGACAACCGCAACATGGACGGTTCCTGCCATCGAGTTTGCTGGTAAGTGCCTAGTTCGCGTCACTGGCGTAGAACGCACAGACATCTCGGCCACGACTTCGCCATTCGCTGTTGCCTCTAAGGTCACGATGGTCAACAAGCCGGAATCGAAGAACCTCTGTGTAGGTGATGAACATGCGATGTTAGCGCTCACAAGCGGTGCCGTTCGCAATTACCAATGGTATAAGAACAACGAACCGATCCCGGGTGCAAACGGTCCGCTCTTCCAGATCACTGATGCCAATTATGGCACATCGGGCTTCTATTATTGCGTGGCTACGGGATATGGCGATTGTGGGAGTGCTGTTTCGGATACAGCTCACCTTCGAGTTGGACGTCAAACACAGATCGTAAATCAAACACGCAACGTTCCGGTGATGATCGGCGCTAAGGCCGTTCTCACCGTTGAAGCAGAGATCCCGGATGAAGCGATCTCCTATCAGTGGTATAAGGGGCAGACAGCTCTCACGGATAACGGTCGCATCTACGGTGCAAATTCAAACCGTTTGGAGATCCGCAACGTAAACGCCAATGATCTTGCGAATGACTACACATGTGTGGTAATCGGTGTATGCGGAAGTGCCACGTCGCGCAACATTCGTGTCTTCACGAACGGCGTCTATGTTGAATTCGCTTCTAACACCGCAAATGCGTGTGCCGGCAATCGCGTTGACGTAGTTGCTCAAGCGTATGTCAATCCTGCTGGTGCGGCACTCTCTCTGCGCTGGTGGTTCAAGGGTCAGCCACTCTTCGATGGCGGTAACTATTCGGGAACAACCACTTCTACGTTGTCGATCCTGAACGTCACTGGTGCCGATGCAGGTGACTACACACTGCATGCTGAACTTGCTGACAATGCCTCGATCTATGACGAAGGTACGATCTCGGTGGTGATCGCGTCTGTACCTCTGATCACACAACAACCGCAATCGGCTGATGTTTGTGCCGGCACGTCGCTGACTCTTACTGTCAGTGCAACTGCCACGGGTACGCTTTCCTACGAGTGGACAAAGGACGGAACCGTGATCCCTGGTGAAACAGCGGCAACACTTACGATTCAGAACGTTACGGCAGCTCGTGCCGGACGTTACTCCGTTTCTGTCTCAACGGCATGCGGATTAGCCTCTTCGAATGGGGCTATTGTTAGCGTGAAGGAAGCAACTGCGATCACACAGCAACCCTCACGCACGATCGATGTGCAGGTTGGTCAGCCCCTTACCATCAATCTGGCAGCTACAGGTGCCGGTACTCTGCAGTACCAGTGGTTCAAGGACGGAACACAGATCGCCGGTGAAGTAACACCTACGTACACGAAGACTGCAGCTGAACTGACCGATGCCGGTGCATACTGGTGCAGAGTTACATCAGAGTGCGGAGAACTGCTTTCTGACACCACAACGGTAACGACACGTCCGTCTACGACGGGTGTGGACGGTGACGTCATCGCCGGAGTTGTGATCGGGCGCGTAGCTCCAAACCCGGTCTTGGGTGTATCAACTGTTGACGTTACACTTCCATCTACAACACAGATGTCGATCACTCTGATCGACGCCACCGGCTCAGCTGTTGCAACGATCGTGAATGGTGCAGTGACATCCGGAACTCATCGCTTTATGATCGAGGCCACAACAGTCAGCTCTGGTGTGTATCATCTCCTGACCGTCATCAATGGCGTTCCATCGATGCAGTCGGTCATGATCATCAAGTGA
- a CDS encoding tetratricopeptide repeat protein encodes MDAVIRSPLIISILVLLFVLGLDAGAQSSADRDKLRMAQTYERSGDLRSAARLYQELHASSPTLDSYFQGVVRSLSGLQQYASLAPVVEEQMKIAPSVNTAILAGTLYARLGDMAAAENWWKKAIELSDDDETTHLLIGAEQSQLMLHAMALRSYKAARSINGDALAYCDEIGQLSAVTGDLKTAAREAVAMYGLDGDLVRVQRRLSILLSYDGGAEAISTELDLMTNNSTDVLRLRQWFYRQSKAWQKALDVTAQLDQMTKPRGQELLLFADGARMDDQYDVAIEAYSIIMKENSEQRYRMSAAYGSARALEQKLRRTDKITHQEAKIVVERYDDIISQYGQHPIAAEALYHSAILEDDVIGNMDGARERLMRLLNQWKGTTVSSDGALRLADIYLAMGRDADAISTLRGLASGPSVIVSDRADLARLRLADLFLWNGNLDSARSYYAPLAAITGSVASNDALDRLLLINLAQDDSATVIAIASAEGLLVRRHYRDAALQFVQAAASAKDNDLRDRARMNGAVAFIELHDDVSAEPLLVEILKGIPETIYGDRSLSLLADIQVRRGDTPSALKILNSLLVNYPRSILVPGVRDRIRVLRGDA; translated from the coding sequence ATGGATGCAGTGATCAGAAGCCCCCTAATCATATCGATCCTGGTCCTCTTGTTCGTTCTTGGGCTCGACGCGGGTGCTCAGTCTTCTGCTGATCGCGACAAGTTGCGAATGGCACAGACCTATGAACGCAGTGGCGACTTGCGTAGCGCTGCTCGGTTGTATCAAGAACTTCATGCTTCGTCTCCCACTCTCGACTCGTACTTTCAGGGTGTTGTACGTTCGTTGTCGGGACTGCAACAATACGCCTCCCTAGCACCGGTAGTCGAGGAGCAGATGAAGATCGCTCCCTCGGTCAATACTGCCATTTTGGCCGGGACACTCTACGCACGGCTCGGAGACATGGCTGCCGCCGAGAACTGGTGGAAAAAAGCCATTGAACTCTCAGATGATGATGAGACCACCCATCTGTTGATCGGTGCCGAGCAATCACAGCTGATGCTTCATGCGATGGCCTTGCGTTCGTATAAGGCGGCTCGCTCCATCAACGGCGATGCTCTCGCATATTGTGACGAGATTGGACAACTCTCTGCCGTAACTGGAGATCTCAAGACAGCGGCTCGTGAAGCAGTAGCGATGTACGGCTTAGATGGTGATTTGGTACGGGTGCAACGAAGACTCAGCATTCTCCTTTCATATGACGGAGGTGCAGAAGCTATCTCGACGGAACTTGATCTGATGACCAATAACAGTACAGATGTCTTACGCCTTCGCCAATGGTTCTACCGACAGTCGAAAGCTTGGCAGAAAGCGCTCGACGTCACTGCTCAGCTCGACCAAATGACAAAACCACGCGGTCAGGAGTTATTGCTCTTTGCAGATGGGGCTAGAATGGATGATCAGTATGATGTAGCCATCGAAGCCTATTCGATCATCATGAAGGAGAATTCGGAGCAACGATATCGTATGTCTGCTGCCTACGGTTCAGCACGTGCTCTTGAGCAGAAGCTCAGAAGAACAGACAAGATCACGCATCAAGAGGCAAAGATCGTTGTAGAGCGATATGATGATATCATCAGTCAATACGGACAACATCCAATTGCTGCAGAGGCCCTTTATCATTCGGCGATCCTCGAGGACGACGTTATCGGCAATATGGACGGAGCTCGCGAGCGACTCATGCGCCTGCTCAATCAATGGAAGGGCACAACGGTTTCTTCAGACGGAGCATTACGTCTGGCGGATATCTACCTAGCGATGGGGAGAGATGCTGATGCGATCTCAACGCTCCGCGGCCTCGCCAGTGGTCCGTCCGTGATCGTGTCCGACAGGGCCGATCTGGCTCGCCTTCGCTTAGCAGATCTTTTCCTGTGGAATGGCAACCTAGATTCGGCCCGTTCGTATTATGCCCCTCTTGCAGCTATAACAGGGTCTGTAGCATCGAATGATGCTCTCGATCGGCTTCTCCTCATAAATCTTGCTCAGGACGATTCTGCTACCGTGATCGCGATTGCCTCCGCCGAAGGACTCCTTGTACGACGTCACTACCGTGATGCGGCCCTCCAATTCGTTCAAGCGGCCGCCTCAGCCAAGGACAATGACCTCCGTGATCGTGCCCGTATGAACGGAGCTGTTGCTTTTATCGAACTCCACGACGATGTGTCTGCAGAGCCCCTTCTTGTGGAGATCCTCAAAGGAATCCCTGAAACCATTTACGGGGATCGTTCGTTGAGTTTGCTTGCCGATATCCAAGTGCGACGCGGTGACACACCAAGCGCACTGAAGATCTTGAATTCACTCTTAGTCAATTACCCCCGTTCCATTCTGGTGCCCGGCGTTCGTGATCGTATCCGCGTTCTTCGCGGAGATGCATGA
- a CDS encoding M3 family oligoendopeptidase produces MSSPTFSSLPYQRPVLSELTQQHELLTKRLESATTDAEAIQVVRDWNVHRINVSTMGSLAEVHFTQNVSDVAAKEEKLFYDENSPSIAELDIAFARSILSSPYRGVIAATFGELFLTRLHNASLTFEPSIKDLLVHESELCRTYNELTASAHIEVDGETYNLSTIGRLLIDLDSGVRERAHKAMYGFLTLHATELDKIYDELVKLRHEKAQRLGFPSYTEFRYVEFGRVDYNADDVEQFRSQVREHVVPLVSKLREAQKHRLGIAKLTIADEKLQFKDGNPVAAGDHDWIVERAHRMYSELSGETNEFFQLMLDADLMDLKSRDNKATGGYCTSFSSYGLPFIFANFNKTTHDIEVLTHEAGHAFQAYRSRNHQVPEYFWPTAEACEIHSMGMEFLTWPWMNLFFGDQTEKFRFYHLQGALLFLPYGCAVDHFQHWIYANPQATPAQRNAAWLEMESTYMPWRSSEGYPAVEEGRTWQFQRHIYESPFYYIDYALAQTCALQYWKWAETDRTEAFASYLKICDIGGSKPFLDIVSAGRLISPFQNGCLQEIVEYSYRWLGEHYPTEMASS; encoded by the coding sequence ATGTCTAGTCCTACGTTTTCATCACTCCCGTATCAACGACCTGTTCTGTCGGAGTTAACGCAACAACACGAGTTGCTGACGAAACGACTTGAGTCGGCAACCACCGATGCAGAGGCTATCCAAGTGGTTCGTGATTGGAATGTTCATCGGATCAACGTGAGTACCATGGGCTCACTTGCTGAAGTGCATTTCACGCAGAATGTATCGGATGTTGCAGCCAAGGAAGAAAAGCTGTTCTATGATGAAAACAGCCCATCTATCGCTGAGCTAGATATTGCGTTTGCACGGTCCATCCTGTCATCACCCTATCGTGGTGTGATCGCTGCAACTTTTGGCGAACTCTTCCTGACGCGTCTCCATAATGCCAGTCTCACGTTTGAGCCGTCTATCAAGGATCTGCTCGTGCACGAGTCTGAGCTATGTCGTACCTATAACGAGCTAACTGCCTCGGCACACATTGAGGTGGATGGAGAAACTTACAATCTGAGTACCATTGGACGTTTGCTCATCGATCTCGACAGTGGCGTCCGAGAACGAGCTCATAAAGCGATGTATGGTTTTCTAACGCTCCACGCAACGGAACTTGATAAGATCTATGATGAACTTGTCAAGCTTCGTCATGAAAAGGCGCAACGTCTTGGGTTCCCATCATATACCGAGTTTCGCTATGTGGAGTTCGGACGAGTTGACTATAATGCTGACGACGTTGAGCAGTTCCGTTCACAGGTCCGCGAGCATGTGGTTCCGCTGGTATCAAAACTCCGAGAAGCTCAGAAACACCGACTTGGTATAGCCAAGCTGACCATTGCTGATGAAAAGCTGCAGTTCAAGGACGGTAATCCCGTAGCGGCCGGAGACCATGATTGGATCGTTGAGCGAGCTCATCGTATGTATTCGGAGCTCTCAGGAGAAACCAATGAGTTCTTCCAGTTGATGCTCGACGCCGATCTTATGGACCTGAAAAGTCGAGACAATAAGGCAACCGGTGGATATTGCACGAGTTTCAGTTCCTATGGGCTACCGTTCATATTTGCGAACTTCAATAAGACCACCCATGACATTGAAGTGCTTACGCATGAGGCGGGTCACGCATTCCAGGCCTATAGGAGCAGGAATCATCAGGTACCGGAATACTTCTGGCCAACCGCCGAGGCCTGTGAGATCCACTCGATGGGAATGGAATTCCTCACATGGCCATGGATGAATCTCTTCTTTGGAGATCAGACAGAGAAGTTCCGCTTCTACCACCTGCAGGGTGCACTATTGTTCCTTCCGTATGGATGTGCGGTGGATCATTTCCAACACTGGATCTATGCCAATCCGCAGGCTACACCGGCACAACGCAACGCAGCCTGGCTGGAGATGGAAAGCACGTATATGCCATGGCGTTCGTCGGAAGGATACCCAGCCGTTGAAGAAGGGCGTACGTGGCAATTCCAGCGTCACATCTATGAGTCGCCATTCTACTACATCGACTATGCCCTGGCGCAGACCTGCGCCCTTCAATATTGGAAGTGGGCTGAAACGGACCGTACTGAGGCCTTTGCCAGCTATCTAAAGATCTGTGATATAGGGGGCTCCAAGCCATTCCTAGACATCGTATCGGCCGGACGCCTCATCTCACCGTTCCAGAATGGTTGCCTCCAGGAGATCGTCGAATACTCCTATCGATGGCTCGGGGAGCACTATCCAACGGAAATGGCGAGTTCGTAA
- a CDS encoding M24 family metallopeptidase, with amino-acid sequence MRVHFAPFQEALRKAGIDAWVMYDFRGTNDLAWTMLDIPPDAHCTRRWMVVVPAQGHPVKLVHRMECTPLSHIPIEERLYDTRSSWESQVASALKGFSTVAMEYSPMNAIPVTSKVDAGTVEFIRSLGVEVVSSADIAQQFTAVLSEQQLAGASVTAGQLRDVMMEAFGFIRQSILDNVRITEYDVQQRIVSAFASRGLVTDSAPIVAIGPNAASPHYAPSYTHSSEISAEMVVLIDAWCKNTAPGSVYADLTWVGYTGVAIPADLAASFNMIVEGRNAAIALVKERFASGTPVLGYEVDNACRSVIESAGMGSAFIHRTGHNITTEIHGPGVNMDDYETHDTRVLLPGTSFSIEPGIYLPDVLGLRTEIDVVILRDGTVTIPSSPLQASLLPLLSDEWMQ; translated from the coding sequence ATGAGAGTCCATTTCGCCCCTTTTCAAGAAGCATTGCGAAAGGCCGGCATTGATGCGTGGGTCATGTATGACTTTCGCGGAACAAATGATCTGGCGTGGACGATGCTCGACATTCCGCCTGATGCACATTGTACGCGTCGATGGATGGTCGTTGTGCCTGCTCAGGGTCACCCCGTAAAGCTCGTTCATCGGATGGAGTGTACTCCATTGTCTCACATCCCGATCGAAGAACGACTCTACGACACACGAAGTTCATGGGAATCGCAGGTTGCGTCGGCATTGAAAGGCTTTTCAACCGTGGCCATGGAGTATTCACCGATGAATGCCATCCCGGTAACGAGTAAGGTAGATGCCGGAACCGTGGAGTTTATTCGTTCGCTTGGTGTAGAAGTGGTCTCTTCCGCTGATATCGCCCAGCAATTCACCGCAGTACTCAGTGAGCAGCAACTGGCCGGTGCCTCGGTCACAGCCGGGCAACTTCGTGATGTAATGATGGAAGCGTTCGGTTTCATCCGTCAGAGCATTCTGGACAACGTACGGATCACAGAATACGATGTCCAGCAACGTATCGTCTCTGCTTTTGCTTCAAGAGGACTTGTGACCGATAGCGCACCGATCGTGGCGATCGGTCCAAATGCCGCCTCGCCTCACTATGCGCCGAGTTACACCCACAGTTCTGAGATCAGTGCAGAGATGGTGGTGCTTATCGACGCGTGGTGCAAGAACACTGCTCCCGGATCGGTTTATGCAGATCTAACATGGGTGGGCTACACCGGCGTTGCAATACCTGCAGATCTGGCTGCTTCATTCAACATGATCGTTGAAGGTAGGAATGCTGCCATTGCTCTGGTTAAGGAGCGTTTTGCATCCGGAACACCAGTACTTGGTTATGAAGTTGACAATGCTTGTAGGTCGGTTATTGAGTCGGCCGGCATGGGATCGGCATTTATCCATCGTACCGGCCATAACATCACCACCGAGATCCATGGTCCGGGCGTGAACATGGATGACTATGAAACCCACGATACTCGTGTACTCCTGCCGGGAACCTCATTCTCCATTGAACCGGGCATCTACCTGCCCGATGTCCTTGGCTTGAGGACAGAGATCGACGTGGTGATTCTGCGAGACGGGACCGTAACCATCCCATCGTCACCATTACAAGCCTCATTGCTACCTCTGCTTTCAGATGAATGGATGCAGTGA